The proteins below come from a single Macaca fascicularis isolate 582-1 chromosome 9, T2T-MFA8v1.1 genomic window:
- the MXI1 gene encoding max-interacting protein 1 isoform X4 encodes MGKRGRPRKEARCEGAGLAPSAPPVVPPAAAAPQPPALPEEPAGAKPRCPFSDIFNTSENSMEKHINTFLQNVQILLEAASYLEQIEKENKTGLGSGHHVHRHSPPVALGCHRPPPKERGRRGQATPAARPGHAVLSPGNLAVGTRLEGNFGILEKQ; translated from the exons ATGGGCAAACGCGGGCGGCCGCGCAAGGAGGCGCGCTGCGAGGGCGCGGGGCTGGCCCCCTCCGCGCCCCCGGTTGTGCCCCCCGCCGCGGCCGCGCCCCAGCCCCCGGCCCTGCCCGAGGAGCCTGCGGGGGCCAAGCCCAGGTGCCCCTTCTCGGACATTTTCAACACCAGCGAGAACTCGATGGAGAAGCACATTAACACTTTTCTGCAGAACGTGCAGATTCTGCTCGAGGCCGCCAGCTACCTGGAGCAGAtcgagaaagaaaacaaaa CAGGACTGGGCTCAGGCCATCACGTCCACAGACACAGTCCCCCAGTTGCCCTGGGGTGCCACCGCCCCCCCCCCAAAGAAAGAGGCCGGCGGGGCCAAGCAACGCCAGCAGCTCGCCCCGGACACGCCGTCCTGAGCCCGGGAAACTTGGCCGTGGGGACGCGGCTAGAAGGAAACTTTGGGATCTTGGAGAAACAATAG